The following proteins come from a genomic window of Acidimicrobiales bacterium:
- a CDS encoding sugar transferase, which produces MTPIVGYRGKRLLDGVILAAVSPVALLVGAVAAVAVKVTSRGPVLFRQERIGLDGVPFEALKFRSMLDGDNPLIPADDRITTVGRVLRRFSLDELPQLINVARGDMSVIGPRPTVREQVERYDDFQRRRLEVRPGITGLAQINGRNSIPWDERIRYDVDYVNRCSLRLDLSILARTLGAVSSGEGVEGHPDDDPIVTG; this is translated from the coding sequence GTGACGCCCATCGTCGGCTACCGGGGCAAGCGGCTGCTCGACGGGGTGATCCTCGCCGCGGTCTCGCCCGTGGCGCTGCTCGTCGGCGCCGTCGCCGCTGTGGCCGTCAAAGTCACCTCGCGTGGGCCGGTCCTGTTCCGTCAGGAGCGCATCGGACTCGACGGCGTCCCGTTCGAGGCCCTCAAGTTCCGTTCGATGCTCGACGGCGACAACCCGCTGATCCCCGCAGACGACCGCATCACCACCGTCGGACGCGTTCTGCGGCGCTTCTCCCTCGACGAACTCCCCCAACTGATCAACGTCGCCCGTGGCGACATGAGCGTGATCGGACCCAGGCCCACGGTGCGCGAGCAGGTGGAGCGCTACGACGACTTCCAGCGACGTCGACTGGAGGTGCGGCCCGGAATCACGGGGCTCGCGCAGATCAACGGCCGCAACTCGATCCCCTGGGACGAGCGGATCCGCTACGACGTCGACTACGTGAACCGCTGCTCGTTGCGGCTGGATCTGTCGATCCTCGCCCGCACGTTGGGCGCCGTGAGCTCGGGCGAAGGTGTCGAGGGCCACCCCGACGACGACCCGATCGTCACTGGCTGA
- a CDS encoding glycosyltransferase: MKLSVIVPVLDVAATLPAQLEALGAQDHDGDWEIIIADNGSVDGTLELARSAAKANPRVTVVTGPTGMTRSVGAARNLGMRHATGDAVAFCDGDDVVARGWVRAVVEGLAAHPAVTGPLDYDPLNPPWLRGARGAVGVDQCPMFDGVFPFMNGANLAVRGDVVDAVGYFDERRGAEDIEFALRLFDNGYAVGFCPDMVVHYRLRAELATNWRQARAYGAGRRGIRRCLRERGLDAQGPKWRNALWLARRLPSIRTRGGRYRWTWVLGNLLGETLGRAELSGTAR, encoded by the coding sequence GTGAAGCTGTCGGTGATCGTTCCGGTCCTGGACGTTGCGGCGACCCTTCCCGCCCAGCTCGAGGCGCTCGGAGCCCAGGACCACGACGGTGACTGGGAGATCATCATCGCCGACAACGGATCGGTGGACGGCACGCTCGAGCTCGCCCGCAGTGCCGCGAAGGCGAACCCCCGGGTCACGGTCGTGACCGGTCCCACCGGGATGACCCGCTCGGTCGGGGCGGCACGCAACCTGGGGATGCGACACGCCACTGGTGACGCCGTCGCGTTCTGTGACGGCGACGACGTGGTGGCCCGCGGGTGGGTGCGTGCCGTGGTGGAGGGTCTCGCGGCGCACCCTGCTGTGACCGGTCCGCTCGACTATGACCCGTTGAACCCACCGTGGCTCCGTGGCGCGCGAGGAGCGGTCGGCGTCGACCAGTGTCCGATGTTCGACGGGGTGTTCCCGTTCATGAACGGCGCGAACCTGGCGGTGCGCGGCGACGTGGTCGACGCCGTTGGCTACTTCGACGAGCGCCGCGGCGCCGAGGACATCGAGTTCGCGCTGCGGCTCTTCGACAACGGCTACGCCGTCGGGTTCTGCCCCGACATGGTCGTGCACTACCGGCTGCGGGCCGAGCTGGCGACGAACTGGCGACAGGCACGCGCCTATGGGGCCGGGCGGCGGGGGATCCGCCGTTGTTTGCGCGAACGGGGACTCGACGCGCAAGGACCCAAGTGGCGCAACGCTCTGTGGCTCGCGCGCCGTCTGCCCTCGATTCGGACCCGCGGCGGCCGATATCGATGGACGTGGGTCCTGGGGAATCTTCTCGGCGAGACGCTGGGCCGCGCCGAATTGTCCGGCACGGCGAGGTGA
- a CDS encoding glycosyltransferase, with translation MRITFVTSVAFGGALESSNLLADRLAARGHEVEMIHGTRGHSMLKTFHRRAVNLSTKLSGTPLEDLSWWAARHLRRSGAERRSGAGVTVVAVDVPENEAMRRLGDGVDVVVGYSISRPAWRQILGRARVAGVPTVLYLREDESLGHLDRPDAADRVVANAEVHARRARDKGYDATTIPSIIDRDRCRAETTRSVALLVNPIADYGVDVVLSLAEVLPEVRFVLQESWPLTGENLEVLEARCRELPNLELRRFTSRIADVYRDAKVLLVPYGDDNRPRVVAEAQTNGIPVLGADRPGIAEVAGAGGVLVDPASGLDVWERELRRLWTDAAHYEELSRLARQNSVAAERAEDALVDRFEEMVTELVGATSP, from the coding sequence ATGCGCATCACGTTCGTGACGAGCGTCGCCTTCGGCGGAGCGCTCGAGAGCTCGAACCTGCTGGCCGACCGCCTCGCGGCGCGGGGCCACGAGGTGGAGATGATCCACGGGACCCGTGGGCACTCGATGCTGAAGACGTTTCACCGGCGAGCGGTCAACCTGTCGACGAAGCTCTCCGGCACGCCGCTCGAGGACCTGTCGTGGTGGGCGGCCCGCCACCTGCGCCGCTCCGGTGCCGAGAGGCGTTCCGGCGCGGGCGTCACAGTGGTCGCCGTCGACGTTCCTGAGAACGAGGCGATGCGCCGTCTGGGTGACGGCGTGGACGTCGTAGTCGGCTACAGCATCAGCCGTCCCGCCTGGCGCCAGATCCTGGGTCGCGCCCGCGTTGCGGGGGTCCCGACGGTTCTGTACCTGCGAGAGGACGAGTCGCTCGGTCACCTGGACCGGCCCGACGCGGCCGACCGCGTCGTGGCGAACGCGGAGGTCCACGCGCGGCGGGCAAGGGACAAGGGGTACGACGCGACGACGATCCCGTCGATCATCGACCGTGACCGGTGCCGCGCCGAGACGACGAGGAGCGTGGCGCTGCTGGTGAACCCGATCGCCGACTACGGGGTGGATGTGGTGCTCTCTCTCGCCGAAGTGCTGCCCGAGGTGCGCTTCGTCCTCCAGGAGTCCTGGCCGCTGACCGGCGAGAACCTCGAGGTTCTCGAGGCCCGCTGCCGCGAGCTTCCCAACCTGGAGCTGCGTCGGTTCACGTCGCGCATCGCGGACGTCTACCGGGACGCGAAGGTGCTGCTCGTCCCCTACGGCGACGACAACCGCCCGCGGGTGGTCGCCGAGGCCCAGACGAACGGCATTCCCGTGCTCGGAGCGGATCGGCCGGGCATCGCGGAGGTGGCCGGTGCCGGCGGTGTGCTAGTCGACCCGGCGAGCGGACTCGACGTGTGGGAACGGGAGCTGCGCCGGCTGTGGACCGACGCGGCGCACTACGAGGAGCTGTCGCGTCTCGCCCGCCAGAACAGCGTGGCGGCGGAACGCGCCGAGGACGCGCTCGTCGACCGATTCGAGGAGATGGTCACCGAGCTGGTGGGGGCGACGTCGCCGTGA
- a CDS encoding NAD-dependent epimerase/dehydratase family protein: MRVLVTGGAGFIGTNVCHLLLETDGVAGVRVLDDLSTGFRHNVDEIDVEFHEATLLDPDAVSRAVEGCDSIIHLGALGSVPRSVADPMASHEANATGTLNLLIAARDAGNLPVVVASSSSVYGSVPDLPKHEDLPTRPMSPYAASKLATEWYTLAFRECYELPALAFRFFNVYGPHQPAHHAYAPVMPAFIEAALSGEPIPVHGDGTQSRDFTYVGTVAEVLVDAVIRQVSHPTPVNLAFGSRIDLLQIIGHLEEILGRPLERNHGSNRAGDVPHTQADPTLLESLFPDVTPVEFRPGIEATVEWWRSLR; this comes from the coding sequence ATGCGAGTCCTGGTAACCGGAGGCGCGGGGTTCATCGGCACGAACGTGTGCCATCTCCTGCTCGAGACGGACGGCGTCGCAGGTGTACGGGTGCTTGACGACCTGTCGACCGGGTTCCGTCACAACGTCGACGAGATCGACGTCGAATTCCACGAGGCGACACTCCTCGATCCTGACGCCGTCTCCAGGGCCGTCGAAGGATGCGACTCGATCATCCACCTCGGTGCGCTCGGCAGCGTGCCCCGATCCGTCGCCGACCCGATGGCGAGCCACGAGGCGAACGCCACCGGCACCCTCAACCTGCTGATCGCAGCTCGCGACGCTGGGAACCTCCCCGTCGTCGTCGCGTCGTCGTCGAGCGTCTACGGGTCCGTGCCGGACCTTCCCAAGCACGAGGACCTCCCGACCAGGCCGATGAGCCCTTACGCGGCCTCCAAGCTCGCCACAGAGTGGTACACGCTCGCCTTCCGTGAGTGTTACGAGCTCCCGGCCCTCGCCTTCCGGTTCTTCAACGTGTACGGCCCCCACCAACCGGCGCACCACGCCTATGCACCGGTCATGCCCGCCTTCATCGAGGCGGCCCTGTCCGGGGAACCGATCCCCGTCCACGGTGACGGCACCCAGAGCCGGGACTTCACCTACGTCGGCACCGTCGCCGAGGTCCTCGTCGACGCGGTGATCAGACAGGTCAGCCATCCGACACCCGTCAACCTCGCGTTCGGGTCCCGTATCGATCTCCTCCAGATCATCGGGCACCTCGAGGAGATCCTCGGCCGCCCCCTCGAACGCAACCACGGCTCGAACCGCGCCGGCGACGTCCCCCACACCCAGGCCGACCCCACGCTCCTCGAGAGCCTCTTCCCCGACGTGACCCCCGTGGAGTTCCGTCCCGGGATCGAGGCGACCGTGGAATGGTGGCGGAGCCTGAGGTGA
- a CDS encoding glycosyltransferase family 2 protein: protein MTTPRVSIGMPVRNGEALVSQAIRSHLEQTLEDFELVICDNASTDATEEVCREFVAADPRVSYHRQPENVGAARNYNDTLARASGRYFKWAAHDDVVEPTYLARCVERLEDRPDVVLACSRIARIDAEGKALGVEEYGLRVESPRPSVRFRDIVAKNHSCFQIFGVMRTDILRRTPGHGAHVGADRNLLAEMALYGPFAVVDEVLFKRRVHEGAYSGSHMSLQEQAKWHDPHGNHASGDDIRRAEYRAALARTALSDSERRACERVLRVDYPLSKLAYQLRRRAARVKRRLKAARAT from the coding sequence GTGACGACGCCACGTGTGAGTATCGGCATGCCGGTTCGCAACGGTGAAGCGTTGGTGAGCCAGGCGATCCGCTCCCACCTCGAACAGACTCTCGAAGACTTCGAGCTCGTCATCTGCGACAACGCCTCGACAGACGCCACCGAAGAGGTGTGCAGAGAATTCGTGGCAGCCGACCCTCGCGTCAGCTACCACCGTCAACCCGAGAACGTCGGAGCAGCCCGCAACTACAACGACACGTTGGCCCGAGCGAGCGGGCGCTACTTCAAATGGGCCGCTCACGACGACGTCGTCGAGCCCACGTACCTGGCGCGCTGCGTGGAGCGCCTCGAAGACCGACCCGACGTGGTACTCGCCTGCTCACGCATCGCCCGTATCGACGCCGAAGGGAAGGCTCTGGGGGTGGAGGAATACGGGCTACGTGTCGAGTCCCCCCGCCCTTCGGTCCGCTTTCGCGACATCGTGGCCAAGAACCACTCGTGCTTCCAGATCTTCGGTGTCATGCGAACCGACATCCTCAGGCGCACGCCCGGACACGGGGCCCACGTCGGCGCCGACCGGAACCTCCTCGCCGAGATGGCGCTCTACGGCCCGTTCGCCGTCGTCGACGAGGTGCTGTTCAAGCGACGCGTCCACGAAGGCGCCTACTCGGGATCACACATGAGCCTCCAAGAACAGGCGAAATGGCATGATCCGCACGGCAACCATGCGAGCGGCGACGACATCCGCCGCGCAGAGTACCGTGCCGCACTCGCGCGAACCGCCCTGTCGGACTCCGAACGACGCGCGTGTGAGCGGGTCCTGCGTGTCGACTACCCCCTCTCCAAGCTCGCGTATCAGCTACGGCGACGTGCTGCGCGGGTCAAGCGGCGGCTGAAAGCGGCGCGGGCGACCTGA
- a CDS encoding glycosyltransferase family 8 protein has translation MAGRFVDVAFSIDENFAKQGAVVLASLAAVADPDSHYRVHLLGDDLTPSTRRELRRIAEDAGIELRLVEVDDKAIRALPELSGKTRPAYFRLLLPEILDGVADRVLYVDADTVFCADPAELIDVELHGRAFAAVRSGWSPWLCCEGGPPNWRELGLDPRAPYFNSGVLVMDVAAWREENLSERSFAFLSDNRDTMTLMDQQALNSVVQGEWAELPPRWNQQEYVFSPTGLARVIWTEEEVREAIDEPGIIHYLGLHKPWMSAGNHPQSQRWFDALDTTKWVGWRPEERSPAAAAYNRLVVAWRVIRHGSIKGRSKAPSRHGRPVR, from the coding sequence GTGGCTGGCCGGTTCGTCGATGTGGCTTTCTCGATCGATGAGAACTTCGCCAAACAGGGCGCAGTCGTGCTCGCCTCACTCGCAGCGGTGGCCGATCCCGATTCCCATTATCGCGTGCATCTGCTCGGGGACGATCTCACGCCGTCGACGCGCCGGGAACTCCGCCGCATCGCTGAAGACGCCGGCATCGAGCTCAGACTCGTCGAGGTCGACGACAAGGCGATTCGAGCGCTCCCGGAGCTGTCGGGCAAGACCCGGCCCGCCTACTTCCGCCTTCTGCTGCCCGAGATCCTCGACGGCGTGGCAGACCGCGTTCTCTACGTCGACGCGGACACCGTGTTCTGCGCCGATCCTGCCGAGCTCATCGACGTCGAACTCCACGGACGCGCCTTTGCTGCGGTCCGATCGGGATGGAGCCCCTGGCTGTGTTGCGAAGGCGGGCCGCCCAACTGGCGTGAGCTGGGGCTCGACCCCCGAGCTCCTTACTTCAACTCTGGTGTCCTGGTGATGGATGTCGCCGCATGGCGCGAGGAGAACCTCTCCGAGAGGAGTTTCGCCTTCCTCAGCGACAACAGGGACACGATGACCCTCATGGACCAGCAGGCGCTCAACAGCGTCGTCCAAGGGGAGTGGGCTGAGCTACCTCCCCGCTGGAATCAACAGGAGTACGTGTTCTCCCCAACCGGCCTGGCGCGCGTGATCTGGACCGAAGAGGAGGTCCGGGAGGCGATCGACGAGCCGGGGATCATCCACTATCTCGGCCTCCACAAGCCGTGGATGAGCGCAGGGAACCACCCTCAGTCGCAGCGGTGGTTCGATGCACTCGACACCACGAAATGGGTTGGTTGGCGACCCGAGGAACGGTCTCCGGCGGCGGCAGCGTACAACCGGTTGGTGGTGGCCTGGCGTGTGATCAGGCACGGATCGATCAAGGGTCGCTCCAAGGCGCCGAGCCGACATGGCCGCCCGGTGCGATGA
- a CDS encoding acetyltransferase: protein MRLVIVGAGGHGREVLDIVEALREQHDVPEFAGFVADTVPAPELLERRDAPHIGALDLLEELDVAYTLGIGDGSTRRALDERLTGWNRTAITLVHPAATIGSDVELSPGVQLAAGARVTTNVRLGRHVHLNVNAVVSHDCRVGRYSTLSPGVHLNGSVTVGREVFFGTGAIVTPGITIGDGARIGAGAVVLDDIPGGVTAVGAPASW from the coding sequence ATGCGCCTCGTCATCGTCGGAGCGGGAGGTCACGGGCGCGAGGTGCTCGACATCGTCGAGGCCCTGCGTGAGCAACACGACGTCCCCGAATTCGCGGGCTTCGTCGCCGACACCGTCCCCGCCCCCGAGCTTCTCGAACGACGCGACGCCCCTCACATCGGCGCGCTCGACCTGCTCGAAGAGCTCGACGTGGCGTACACGCTCGGAATCGGGGACGGTTCCACCCGCCGGGCGCTTGACGAACGTCTCACCGGCTGGAACCGCACAGCGATCACCCTGGTTCACCCTGCCGCCACGATCGGATCCGACGTCGAGCTGTCCCCCGGGGTCCAACTCGCGGCGGGAGCCCGGGTCACCACCAACGTCCGCCTCGGGCGCCACGTCCACCTGAACGTCAATGCAGTCGTCTCCCACGACTGCCGGGTCGGCCGGTACTCGACCCTCTCCCCCGGCGTCCACCTCAACGGCTCCGTGACCGTGGGCCGTGAAGTCTTCTTCGGCACCGGAGCGATCGTCACACCCGGCATCACCATCGGCGACGGCGCACGAATCGGAGCCGGCGCCGTGGTGCTCGACGACATCCCAGGCGGCGTGACCGCCGTCGGTGCGCCGGCATCCTGGTGA
- a CDS encoding glycosyltransferase, with product MDVGPGESSRRDAGPRRIVRHGEVSAPPEVSVVIPARDVAETIDAQLDALECQTFTGPFEVVLVDNGSTDDTVACALRHDLDLRVVRATDRSGVAYARNVGIAAARADMVLVCDGDDVVSEHWVASMVDALSHDAVVGGPVELEMLNTPALAASRGRNDMSTPLRRGSVAMLPGCNFGLRRELVDRVGPFDEHFDGLEDHEYALRLHAAGVPIGFAPDAVVHYRFRTATRDLVRQGFFYGRSHPLLARRAEELGAPTPPRFEWKGWAWLVVYLPLLFRAEQRCRWFWVAANRWGRVVGSVGVRKIWL from the coding sequence ATGGACGTGGGTCCTGGGGAATCTTCTCGGCGAGACGCTGGGCCGCGCCGAATTGTCCGGCACGGCGAGGTGAGCGCGCCCCCCGAGGTGTCTGTGGTCATTCCCGCGCGCGATGTCGCAGAGACGATCGACGCGCAACTCGACGCCCTCGAGTGCCAGACCTTCACCGGGCCCTTCGAAGTCGTACTGGTCGACAACGGCTCGACGGATGACACCGTCGCCTGTGCTCTGCGCCATGACCTGGATCTCCGTGTGGTCAGGGCAACGGATCGAAGCGGTGTCGCCTACGCCCGCAACGTCGGCATCGCGGCGGCCCGTGCCGACATGGTGCTGGTGTGCGACGGCGACGACGTCGTGTCTGAGCACTGGGTCGCGTCGATGGTCGACGCGCTGTCGCACGACGCAGTGGTCGGCGGTCCCGTCGAGCTGGAGATGCTCAACACCCCGGCGCTGGCGGCCAGCCGGGGCCGCAACGACATGTCGACGCCGCTACGGCGCGGCAGCGTGGCCATGTTGCCGGGCTGCAACTTCGGGCTACGGCGCGAGTTGGTGGATCGTGTCGGTCCCTTCGACGAGCACTTCGACGGGCTCGAGGACCACGAGTACGCGTTGCGGTTGCACGCCGCGGGCGTCCCCATCGGCTTCGCCCCAGACGCGGTGGTCCACTACCGCTTCCGCACCGCCACGCGCGATCTGGTGCGCCAGGGCTTCTTCTACGGTCGCAGCCACCCGCTGCTGGCCCGCCGCGCCGAAGAGCTGGGCGCCCCTACTCCGCCGCGGTTCGAGTGGAAGGGGTGGGCCTGGCTCGTCGTGTACCTGCCGCTGCTGTTCCGGGCTGAGCAGCGGTGCCGGTGGTTCTGGGTGGCCGCCAACCGCTGGGGGCGGGTCGTGGGCAGCGTCGGGGTGAGGAAGATCTGGTTGTGA
- a CDS encoding glycosyltransferase: MSPALHGILVTYRRHDDLARYLDVLRGQTVRLERLVVVDNEASPVVADLVRAAADVAERVDHLLMPENTGPAGAIAAGMGELLTTAGDDEWMFLLDDDDPPVRDDTLAAIAAVAADLTARGDDCGAVGAWGARLDRWTGRLRFVPDTDPVEVDYVSGNSLPLYRVGALRRVGVGPAELFFGFDDLELGLRLRAGGFTVWSAGLAAVHGLGGSARPGRVSGRVTPPTWRRYYSLRNLVWIYRRYGLVVPALFVSVTAGLLKPLVNLPFSPRVAGRSLRQNMSALRDGWSGRLGRSVDPGPVR, translated from the coding sequence GTGAGCCCCGCGCTGCATGGGATCCTGGTCACCTACCGACGACACGATGACCTCGCCCGGTACCTCGATGTGCTCCGTGGCCAGACGGTCCGCCTGGAGCGGTTGGTGGTCGTCGACAACGAGGCGTCTCCGGTGGTCGCCGACCTGGTGCGCGCGGCCGCGGACGTGGCTGAGAGGGTCGACCACCTGCTGATGCCGGAGAACACCGGGCCCGCCGGTGCCATCGCCGCGGGCATGGGAGAGCTCCTCACCACAGCGGGCGACGACGAATGGATGTTCCTGCTGGACGACGACGATCCGCCGGTGCGTGACGACACGCTCGCCGCCATCGCCGCAGTGGCCGCCGACCTCACCGCGAGGGGCGACGACTGCGGAGCGGTCGGCGCGTGGGGGGCCCGACTCGATCGGTGGACCGGGCGGCTGCGCTTCGTGCCGGACACCGACCCCGTCGAGGTGGACTACGTGTCGGGGAACTCGCTGCCCCTGTACCGGGTCGGCGCGCTGCGGCGTGTCGGCGTGGGGCCCGCCGAGCTGTTCTTCGGCTTCGACGACCTGGAGCTGGGTCTGCGGCTCCGGGCGGGCGGCTTCACGGTGTGGTCGGCGGGGCTGGCCGCTGTTCACGGGCTGGGCGGGAGCGCCCGACCGGGGCGGGTGTCGGGGCGGGTGACGCCGCCCACCTGGCGGCGCTACTACAGCTTGCGAAACCTCGTGTGGATCTACCGCAGGTACGGTCTTGTCGTGCCGGCGCTGTTCGTGTCGGTGACCGCCGGTCTTCTCAAGCCCCTCGTGAACCTCCCGTTCAGCCCCCGGGTGGCCGGGCGGAGCCTCCGTCAGAACATGTCGGCGCTGCGGGACGGATGGTCCGGCCGCCTCGGGAGGTCTGTCGATCCGGGGCCCGTCAGATGA
- a CDS encoding ABC transporter ATP-binding protein, with protein sequence MIDVIRLLRPYLIWLLPLAVLAALAAVAETVALISIVPLAKIVADGNDSFAGTIGPFDIDLSIDQLLGIAAVSVLASLVFSLLSAFSMAKLIATYLYRERMGLWDRYLNARWEQQSAEREGRLQTHNGFVTSGAQGLSQLSALTVAGVSVLVMVVAAFTINPVSTLIMIGLGSVVVSILIPINRHLKHLGRHTSRARMSLGETISEVSTHTLDFRVFGSMTVARRLLEKDTRRVRNLERRAATIRGVVTPAYRTLGLLVVLALLFIGSRQADLNVAGFGAIALLLLRSLGYGSRLQNSVGTIIGAVGPLEQLEETRRKFGSAAQRFGDETLGTIEDIELRRLAYVYPDADAAAVRDVDLSLRRGEVVGLAGPSGSGKTTLSHALVRLREPTGGQYLVNGRDARDYDVESWTGQVALVPQAPALFHGTVRDNISVYRETVDEAAITAAARAAGIHETISALPDGYDTAIGATLRNLSGGQVQRIGIARALAGRPSLLILDEPTSALDVATEGFIQETLERIRGELTIVVIAHRLTTLTICDRIVELDNGRIVRVGPTEQILPGLETAHLG encoded by the coding sequence GTGATCGACGTCATCCGCCTCCTGAGGCCGTATCTGATCTGGCTGCTTCCACTCGCCGTCCTCGCCGCGCTCGCAGCCGTGGCTGAGACGGTCGCTCTCATCTCCATCGTGCCCCTCGCCAAGATCGTCGCCGACGGCAACGACTCGTTCGCCGGCACCATCGGCCCGTTCGACATCGATCTCTCGATCGATCAGCTCCTCGGCATCGCCGCTGTGTCGGTCCTGGCATCGCTGGTGTTCAGCCTGCTCAGCGCGTTCAGTATGGCGAAGCTGATCGCCACGTACCTGTACCGGGAACGGATGGGACTGTGGGACCGGTATCTGAACGCACGTTGGGAGCAGCAGTCCGCAGAGCGCGAGGGGCGCCTGCAGACCCACAACGGGTTCGTGACCAGCGGCGCGCAGGGTCTGTCACAGCTCAGTGCCCTCACGGTCGCCGGCGTCAGCGTCCTCGTGATGGTGGTGGCCGCGTTCACCATCAACCCGGTGTCGACGCTCATCATGATCGGCCTCGGGAGCGTCGTCGTGTCGATCCTGATCCCGATCAACCGTCACCTCAAGCATCTCGGACGACACACTTCACGGGCACGCATGTCGCTCGGCGAGACCATCAGCGAGGTCTCCACCCACACCCTCGACTTCCGGGTGTTCGGATCCATGACCGTCGCCCGCCGACTCCTCGAGAAGGACACCCGCCGGGTCCGGAACCTCGAACGCCGCGCGGCCACGATCCGTGGGGTCGTCACCCCCGCCTACCGGACCCTGGGACTGCTCGTCGTTCTGGCGCTCTTGTTCATCGGCTCGCGCCAGGCCGACCTGAACGTCGCCGGCTTCGGCGCCATCGCACTGCTTCTCTTGCGCTCACTCGGCTACGGATCGCGCCTTCAGAACAGCGTCGGGACGATCATCGGTGCCGTCGGACCGCTCGAACAGCTCGAGGAGACCCGCCGTAAGTTCGGCTCGGCGGCGCAGCGGTTCGGCGACGAGACGCTCGGGACCATCGAAGACATCGAGCTGCGACGACTCGCCTACGTGTACCCGGACGCCGACGCGGCCGCAGTCCGCGACGTGGACCTGTCGCTGCGGCGCGGTGAGGTCGTCGGACTCGCCGGACCCTCGGGCAGCGGGAAGACGACCCTGTCCCACGCGCTCGTCCGCCTCCGAGAACCGACCGGCGGCCAGTATCTCGTCAACGGCCGTGACGCCCGCGACTACGACGTCGAGTCATGGACAGGTCAGGTCGCGCTGGTCCCCCAGGCACCCGCGCTGTTCCACGGCACCGTGCGCGACAACATCAGCGTCTACCGAGAGACCGTCGACGAAGCAGCGATCACCGCCGCCGCCCGGGCCGCCGGCATCCACGAGACGATCTCCGCACTTCCAGACGGCTACGACACGGCCATCGGCGCAACGCTCCGCAACCTCTCGGGTGGGCAGGTCCAACGCATCGGCATCGCCCGTGCGCTGGCCGGCCGGCCATCACTGTTGATCCTCGACGAGCCGACGAGCGCGCTCGACGTGGCAACGGAGGGCTTCATCCAGGAGACACTCGAACGCATCCGCGGCGAGCTGACCATCGTTGTCATCGCCCACCGCCTCACGACCCTGACGATCTGCGACCGGATCGTCGAACTCGACAACGGCCGGATCGTCCGCGTCGGGCCGACCGAGCAGATCCTTCCCGGGCTCGAGACCGCCCACCTCGGCTGA
- a CDS encoding sulfotransferase family 2 domain-containing protein, giving the protein MIISHEHSFIFIKTHKTAGSSIEAALSPHVGDDAVVTQLLPDEPPEHNSRNHRGLFNPIPDVVAAFRAGHDRPRRRGAGVFEPLLRLRRRQRYWEHMSLGAALRHSPREVGSYYRFCFERNPWDKVLSIWFWSGRQAGRQRTMDGFERWLDMPDTPRGLRSDWHLYSLGGKLAVDFVGRFEDLEQDLRVAMRPCGVDTSILEIPHHKKAPRSPDVQISQRASRRIEEMFHREIEAFGYEPPSGLIA; this is encoded by the coding sequence ATGATCATCTCCCACGAGCACAGTTTCATCTTCATCAAGACCCACAAGACGGCGGGATCATCCATCGAGGCGGCCCTGTCACCTCATGTGGGCGACGACGCGGTTGTCACGCAGCTGCTGCCTGACGAGCCGCCCGAACACAACAGCCGGAACCATCGCGGGCTCTTCAATCCGATCCCAGATGTCGTCGCCGCATTCCGCGCAGGCCATGATCGGCCGCGTCGCCGGGGTGCAGGGGTGTTCGAACCCCTGCTCCGGCTGCGGCGGCGTCAGCGCTACTGGGAGCACATGAGTCTGGGAGCAGCCCTTCGCCACTCTCCGCGGGAGGTCGGGTCCTACTACCGGTTCTGTTTCGAGCGGAACCCATGGGACAAGGTGCTTTCGATCTGGTTCTGGTCCGGGCGCCAGGCGGGGCGGCAGCGGACGATGGACGGGTTCGAGCGGTGGCTCGACATGCCCGACACGCCTCGCGGTCTGAGGTCGGATTGGCACCTCTACTCGCTCGGCGGGAAGCTGGCCGTCGATTTCGTCGGTCGATTCGAGGATCTCGAACAGGATCTCCGGGTGGCGATGCGCCCGTGTGGAGTGGACACGTCGATCCTCGAGATTCCCCACCACAAGAAGGCGCCCAGATCGCCTGACGTTCAGATAAGTCAAAGGGCGAGCCGTCGAATCGAGGAGATGTTCCACCGGGAGATCGAGGCGTTCGGGTATGAGCCGCCTTCTGGCCTCATTGCCTGA